The stretch of DNA AATCGTCCTTTGACATACGTTCCCTTAACTCGACTTTAAAGTAAGCATCTCCCTTGCCGAAGTAAACACCTCGTCTACGCTCACCGCGTCCATGCATTTTAACGGCTCGCACTCTCTTTTCCTGCACGGCGCGCATTCTATGGAAGCCGTTATGGCCTTCGATTTCTTCGAATACGGCCCTATGTACGACGGGTCTGTCGGGCCAAACACGGCTACAAGCGGCGTGCCCACTGCTGAGCCAAGGTGCATTGTTCCCGAATCGCAGCTAAGGAGCAGATTGGATGCCTTGAGAACCGCCGCAAGCGTTATGAGGTCTGTTTTTCCGGCAAGGCTCACACATGGCATCTGCATGAAGGCAATTGTCGCGTTCACGTACTCGATATCTCCCTTGGTGCCGGTGAAAAATATACGGGCCCCGCATTCCTTGGTAAGCCTGTCGGCGACCTCGGCGAACTTTTTCGGCTGAAAGAGCTTACTCTTCCATCTTGTAGTCGGGCTTACGGCAACTACAGGGCCGCTGCCGGCTCCGATAAGCCCGGTTGCCCTTGCCGCGGCCTCTGCAGGTATTGTGAACGAAAAATCATACTGAGCGCTGCCTCGCTTTAGCCCTGCGTAATCCTCGATCACTGCCGCGTTCTCTTCGACCGCATGCACGCCCTTTGTCTTTCTTGGAATGCCGAGTTTACGCGTATGAAAAAGAAAACTTCCCTCGCGCGTGTTTGGGAGGCTCACCCGTTCCTTTGCCCCTGAAAAATAGCCTATGAGGGAACTCTTTAGTAACCCCTGCAAATCAAAGACCGTTGTTATGCCAAGCTTTCTTATCGCACCAAGCGCATCCATGGTGCCTGCAAGCCCTCCGCCCTTGCCATACACTATGACCGAGTCCAGGAAGTCCGAATATTTCAGAAGCCCTGCAAACGGCTCCTTTATGAGCCAATGGATGCGCGAATCAGGCCTTGCCTTCCTCAGTATTCGCACGGCAGGGATTGAGTTTATTATGTCGCCAAGCGAGCTGTATTTTATTATAAGAAAGTTCGAATCCTTCAAATATGCCGCCTTTGCCGCGTTTATGGCCGTAAAGATGCCTATACGACTTAATAAAGTAAAATATCAAAAAAAACCACCTATTACAATGACATTTAACGTCCAAAACCGCCCTCAAGAGGCTGCAGGCAACATAAATGGCATTGCAGCCAGGGCTGTTATTAAATATACTGTCTGGATGAAGAAAAACCTCCTGGCACTCGGGCTCGGGCAGGCCTCTCTGGACGTGCTTACGTATATCGACAGGCAGCCAAAGCCTGATTCAAAGCTCGAGACATCGGGCTTTCTTATCCAGGGCGGCGGCCCTGCGGCAACCGCGCTTGTAACGCTAAAAAGGCTCGGCGTTAAAGCAAGGTTTATCGGCGTTACAGGCGACGACGACGCTTCTGCGCTGATAATAAAAGGCCTTCGAGACGAAGGTGTGGACACCCTCGCCGTTATCAGGAGAAAACACGCCTCGTCG from Deltaproteobacteria bacterium encodes:
- a CDS encoding glycosyltransferase family 9 protein, with amino-acid sequence MKDSNFLIIKYSSLGDIINSIPAVRILRKARPDSRIHWLIKEPFAGLLKYSDFLDSVIVYGKGGGLAGTMDALGAIRKLGITTVFDLQGLLKSSLIGYFSGAKERVSLPNTREGSFLFHTRKLGIPRKTKGVHAVEENAAVIEDYAGLKRGSAQYDFSFTIPAEAAARATGLIGAGSGPVVAVSPTTRWKSKLFQPKKFAEVADRLTKECGARIFFTGTKGDIEYVNATIAFMQMPCVSLAGKTDLITLAAVLKASNLLLSCDSGTMHLGSAVGTPLVAVFGPTDPSYIGPYSKKSKAITASIECAPCRKRECEPLKCMDAVSVDEVFTSAREMLTLKSS